Genomic DNA from Manihot esculenta cultivar AM560-2 chromosome 15, M.esculenta_v8, whole genome shotgun sequence:
AGAGCCTGCAGATGAACTGTATCTGCGAGACACTGGCTGTTTACAGTTAACAATTTATGCATCATTCAAAGTTGTGAAGAGTGGATGCAGAAGAACAAGAGGGCGCATTTGCAGACATTTGTGTTCAGATTGCTGGCAATGTAATATTGCAACAACCCATAATCAATAATTTGTGTTCCAGTGATGAATGCATAGCTCAATaaggtaaaataaattatgaaaatgaGATTACAAATTCAAAAGACTCGGACAAAAAGGCTACTGCAGAATTCTCCACTAAACTCCTGTCCAGCATATTGCTTTGTCTGTGCAGGCAAATGATTGCTGGAAGAAACAATTTACCAAAATTTGTGCAACCTAACAAAAATTATCATACTACTGAATAAAAATCGAACGTCACAAGTCTGTCCGCTCAAAGAATACAACCAAATCACCCTCATAAAATGATTACAATATGCTCCGAGCAATCATTTTGGTTGGTTTTGTACAAGAATACTCATGTTAGGACATAGTTACTTCCACCCCTTTACTCCTATCCAGGAAGACCAAAACTGGGAATTGCTGTACGTTTTCCAATAGAATTGAAACCAAATTTCCAAATATTTGCATCCAAGATTTGCATGAAATTACAAATGCACAGTTTTACAAGAAAACTGCACTCATTAGAAAAGCACCTATGATCGCAGAGGTTGTGAAAGAACCAATATTGTGCAGATGTAGCGGAGGGCTGTCAGAACTTGTTGAGTTGGAAGATGGGGCAAGCGATGTGGTATTTGTCAAGGTGCCATTTGTTCCAGCACTATCCTCAAAATACAAGCAGAGAAAAGAAACTCAGGAAAATATTCAGATGGAAGATGAGGAAATATGGGACAATATTAATCAGAAAGATTTGATTTAAAAGCTTCGAATAATACCTTCCAGGAAATCTACAAGAACCATAACCTGCACCAGTAAACAGTATTAGTGATTCCATAAGCAACAAATAAATGCACACTGGAAACGTTCTCTGCTTGCATATATCTTAATAAAACCCATATAGCAGTCAGGTTCCAAAAAAGCTTAAAATGAAACTCCTTGCTTGGTAAAAGGAACCAAACTCTCTAAAATGTCATCACTTGGAAGACAAAAGCCACCAACTTTATAGATAATTTCGATAAGGACTTTGCGCCACTTAGGAACGAGCCACTCATGGTTAGATTTTCTCACTGCCGTTCCAATTAGATGTATAAAGGTTTTTAAAGCTCAAAAATCAATTACTAAGACTAGAGTTGCACATACTACTCTCTTTAAGGAAATATAAATTCTTACTTGGGTCGGTGGTAGTTATTGTAGCGACCCCTTTAAAATCACAGGTCCCTGGAGACTTGTCCATCTCCTGGAAATAGGCATTAAAAGCATATGTTGAATGTGCAACCACATTGTCTGGTTCATAACATGGTTGACCTTGCAATAAAGGTGAGCAATCAACTTTTCCAGGTCCACAAGCCCAATCCAGTGCCGCCTGTAGCATCTTTGGGTCAACACCTTCCTTGGAAACACAAAAGGTCTGGTTCGTTGTGTCATTTGCCAACACAGTACCAGCACCTGTCAAGTGCAAGACATAAACCGGCACACCATTGGCATCAAAAAGTCCCCACTTCTTCTCAGAAACTGGTCCAGTTCTCAAATCCTCATTATAGAGTTCATAAATGTAAGTACTAACTGCAATCCCTGGATGTTTCGGAGTGCCGCTGTTATTAAGAACATGCCTAATTAGGTTACTGTTGTAAGTATTTGCATTATCAATGGTTGCATATGGCTCATTTGAGTCACCTTCGGAGGGCCAACCAGACTCAGTCACAACAATGGGGATATTGGTGAAGTTCAGATAGGACATTGCAAAATATGCTGCATCAACTACAGCATCAAAGACATTAGTGTAATGAAGAAGTGTATTAGCATCTACAGCTTCCTTGTTAGGAGGGAGGGGGCGAAAAAGTGCATAGTCTAAGGGGATCACACCATTTGATTGCATGTAATCATAATATGGATATACATTTAGCATAAGGTATGATCCAGTTGACTGCAAAAATTTCAGCAAGGAAACCATGACTGGGTCCCATGTGCGGTTAAAGAAAGCCTGGGAAGGGGGGAAGGAATCTAGGATGATGGAAGAAGAATGTGGAGTAGAGACTTTAATTTGGCCATCAAGGTTAGACGCAACAAGGGCTGAGTGGATGAACTTTAGCGCGGAGACTAAGACTGGTGCAGCATTTGGGATGGTAGTCAAAACTTCAGATCCAACCGCTATAGCAGTGATGTTGGTGGCAGGAACATGGACTATTACATTGCGGGCAACCCAGTTGGCTGCAGTAGCATTTGATTGACCAATACCAAGAAGCTGCTCATTTGGAACAGAAACTGAGACACGGATGCCTGTGTTGGCAAGTGCAAGCAGCATGGCTTGGTCAGCATCATATAGCCTGACATGTCGGATGTTCTGGGCCTTAAGAAGGGCCACCACTTGAGTTGGACTTGGCATGTCTGAGAGAGCAGTACCAACATTCACACCAATGAAAGCATCTAGAAAAGTGAATCAAGTGTAAGGATTTCAACAACCATATTGTCCTTCCTTGATAGAATATTTTTCATCTTCGTGGTAAAGCAGAATTGTCAAGGACTTTGATCACAAACATGTTTTAATCAGACAAACAAACTTCGACAATAGAAATAACAAAGCATAAAGGAAAGCAGTTGAAAGAAATAAGTTAGCATGGAAAACCATTTTCATATTTTGTATTCTCTACAACTGgtcttaaaaattttgaacgcCTTTTACTGCATTCATATACTTCCTCAATGACTGATAAACATTAACACAATTCATACCTAACAATGAGACACTATTTCAATAACAATAAACATGAATATGTACCATTccaaggggaaaaaaaaaaaaaaagaacaaaagaGGAATACCCTAAAATTgacaaagacaaaaaaaaaaaaaaaaaaagatgatctACTCTAGTATTGGTACATATACTCTTTGTTTTTCTACTATCATTTAAAAACAAGGCTTTGCACTGTGGAAGGAGGTATTATTCAgagcatggttttaaataatgaAAGGGCAATGGCCGTTATTACACTTTTTAGGTGCACCATTACCTACAGCCCTGCAAAAGCAGGTATAAGATTTTGGAGCTGATAAGGCCACTACTTAAATGGCAACAGACATACCATAAACAACCTCCTAGGCACTTTTTTTGGTGGTAATAAGGTTAGTTTTTCACTGTCAacctaattattttagttttaaatgaGTATGATATGTCTAAGAATGATAGGTTTAGTGTATTTATTAACGTATTTATGCACATTACGTTGCTGTGTATCTTAATTTTACTTAATCCTTAGATATCTAATTATTTTATGAACTTTGTAATTATTTTTCAGAAAGGAATTGGACAGTGCTAGGCTGTTACTATTACATTATGGCCATTACAAGCTTGTTTCTAAAACTGCAATTTAAATTCATATTCCAGTGCTTGAATACATATTTATAACTTCAATATCAAAACTCATGAATCTTCTTAGAAGTGAGTCCTTATTGCACACAAGACCatttaattatgtttttagTTCTCCTAAGTTTGGTCACAGTTGAAGGCTTCTGCACTTGGTCAATGACTAACAACATCAAAAACTTTCCTGCTACAAGTATCAAGACATTAAGGGAGAAAATATAAGCTATTAACCATAGTGTATGCTATAATTACTATACAATAAGATATGCTATAAAATAAGCAGGTTTGTActctagaaaaccctgacagtCAGATCTGTAAACCAGGATGTAAGTATTTAAAAAAGCCTTTGCAGCTCAGAATGGTAATGGTTGCACTATATTTTTATAACGTAGTGGAATAGAA
This window encodes:
- the LOC110601435 gene encoding glucan endo-1,3-beta-glucosidase 3 isoform X1, producing the protein MALLPFLFLLVVYAVSADEDAFIGVNVGTALSDMPSPTQVVALLKAQNIRHVRLYDADQAMLLALANTGIRVSVSVPNEQLLGIGQSNATAANWVARNVIVHVPATNITAIAVGSEVLTTIPNAAPVLVSALKFIHSALVASNLDGQIKVSTPHSSSIILDSFPPSQAFFNRTWDPVMVSLLKFLQSTGSYLMLNVYPYYDYMQSNGVIPLDYALFRPLPPNKEAVDANTLLHYTNVFDAVVDAAYFAMSYLNFTNIPIVVTESGWPSEGDSNEPYATIDNANTYNSNLIRHVLNNSGTPKHPGIAVSTYIYELYNEDLRTGPVSEKKWGLFDANGVPVYVLHLTGAGTVLANDTTNQTFCVSKEGVDPKMLQAALDWACGPGKVDCSPLLQGQPCYEPDNVVAHSTYAFNAYFQEMDKSPGTCDFKGVATITTTDPSYGSCRFPGSAGTNGTLTNTTSLAPSSNSTSSDSPPLHLHNIGSFTTSAIIGAFLMSAVFL
- the LOC110601435 gene encoding glucan endo-1,3-beta-glucosidase 3 isoform X2, with amino-acid sequence MALLPFLFLLVVYAVSADEDAFIGVNVGTALSDMPSPTQVVALLKAQNIRHVRLYDADQAMLLALANTGIRVSVSVPNEQLLGIGQSNATAANWVARNVIVHVPATNITAIAVGSEVLTTIPNAAPVLVSALKFIHSALVASNLDGQIKVSTPHSSSIILDSFPPSQAFFNRTWDPVMVSLLKFLQSTGSYLMLNVYPYYDYMQSNGVIPLDYALFRPLPPNKEAVDANTLLHYTNVFDAVVDAAYFAMSYLNFTNIPIVVTESGWPSEGDSNEPYATIDNANTYNSNLIRHVLNNSGTPKHPGIAVSTYIYELYNEDLRTGPVSEKKWGLFDANGVPVYVLHLTGAGTVLANDTTNQTFCVSKEGVDPKMLQAALDWACGPGKVDCSPLLQGQPCYEPDNVVAHSTYAFNAYFQEMDKSPGTCDFKGVATITTTDPMLEQMAP